Proteins encoded by one window of Ovis canadensis isolate MfBH-ARS-UI-01 breed Bighorn chromosome 14, ARS-UI_OviCan_v2, whole genome shotgun sequence:
- the OGFOD1 gene encoding prolyl 3-hydroxylase OGFOD1 isoform X5, whose amino-acid sequence MSCAKYEFSDALLCHDDELEGRRIAFILYLVPPWDASLGGTLDLFSVDEHFQPKQIVKSLIPSWNTLVFFEVSPVSFHQVSEVLSEEKSRLSISGWFHGPSLTRPPTYFEPLIARSPHIPQDHEILYDWINPTYLDMEYQAQIQEEFEESSEILLKEFLQPEKFAEVCEALERGRVEWSSRGPPNKRFYEKAEESQLPDILRDCMALFHSEAMFLLLSNFTGLKLHFLAPSEDEPEDKKEQDGASAAENTEEGTSHSSSEPENSRGATSDSSLQSDGPTDPEEGEAKKESSVPTCQGELRHWKIGHYTLIHDNSKTEFALDLLLYCGCEGWKPEYGGFTSYIAKGEDEELLTVNPENNSLALVYRDRETLKFVKHINHRSLEQKKSFPNRTGFWDFSFVYYE is encoded by the exons ATGCCCTGCTCTGTCACGATGATGAGCTGGAAGGGCGCCGGATCGCCTTCATTCTTTACCTGGTTCCTCCCTGGGATGCGAGCTTGGGGGGCACCCTGGACCTGTTCAGCGTTGACG AACACTTTCAGCCGAAGCAGATTGTCAAGTCCCTTATCCCTTCGTGGAACACCCTGGTTTTCTTTGAAGTGTCTCCAGTATCCTTTCACCAG GTGTCTGAGGTCTTGTCTGAAGAAAAGTCACGTTTGTCCATCAGCGGCTGGTTTCATGGTCCTTCACTGACCAGGCCTCCCACCTACTTTGAGCCTCTCATAGCTCGGAGCCCTCACATCCCACAAGAT CATGAAATTTTGTATGATTGGATCAACCCTACTTATCTTGACATGGAATACCAAGCTCAAATTCAAGAAGAATTTGAGGAAAGCTCTGAAATTCTCCTAAAAGAATTCCTTCAG CCTGAGAAATTTGCAGAGGTGTGTGAGGCTTTGGAGAGAGGTCGTGTGGAATGGAGCAGCCGAGGTCCCCCTAACAAAAG GTTTTACGAGAAGGCTGAGGAAAGCCAGCTTCCTGACATCCTGAGGGACTGCATGGCACTGTTCCACTCCGAGGCGATGTTCCTGCTGCTCTCTAACTTCACAGGCCTGAAGCTTCACTTTCTGGCACCTTCAGAAGATGAGCCTGAGGACAAAAAGGAGCAAGATGGAGCCTCTGCTGCTGAGAACACTGAAGAAGGGACTAGTCACAGCTCTTCTGAGCCAGAGAACAGTCGGGGGGCCACCAGTGACAGCAGTCTACAGAGCGATGGACCGACAGACCCAGAGGAAGGTGAAGCAAAGAAAG AATCAAGTGTTCCCACATGCCAGGGGGAACTGAGGCATTGGAAGATTGGTCACTACACTTTAATCCATGACAACAGCAAGACTGAATTTGCCCTGGACTTACTGCTCTATTGTGGCTGTGAAG GCTGGAAGCCAGAGTATGGTGGCTTTACCTCCTACATTGCCAAAGGAGAAGACGAAGAG CTGCTAACAGTGAATCCAGAAAACAACTCTTTGGCACTGGTCTACAGAGATAGGGAAACTCTGAAATTTGTCAAGCACATTAACCACCGAAGCCTAGAACAAAAGAAAAGTTTTCCAAACAGAACAGGCTTCTGGGACTTTTCATTTGTCTATTACGAATga